CAGCGGTAACAAATTCTTCTTTAAAAGTAGATTTGCCGTTCGCATTAAAAACAGATTTTGTTAATTGATTGGCTAAATTTTGAAGTTGATTATTGTTTAAATCTCCCCAATTTTGACTTGGTTTTATTTCAGCAGCTTTTACAAATCGTTCCCATAATCTTCTAGGTACTTCGCTAAAAGGAGATTTTAAAGAAGCTTGTTTTTTAGCTTGTTGTTTCTTAAGTCTTTGTAACTCCTGAAGAATTGAAGCAGGGTTACTTCCTAACCAATTTACTTCTACTTTATATTGATAGCTTTTTTCGGCTAATATTCTAGCTCCAAACGCTGATAATTTTAATACTGCAGGGCCACTTAATCCCCAATGTGTAATCAATAATGGACCGTAGTTTTCAAGTTTTGTGTCTAAAATTTTAACCGTAGCATTTGGAACGGATATTCCCCCTAAATCTGAAATTCTATCATCTTTAATATTAAAAGTAAATAAAGAAGGTACTGGTTGAATAATGGAATGGTTAAGGCTTTTAGCTAGGTCCCAAACTTTTTTGCTACTTCCTGCTGCAACAACTAAATAATCAGCTGTAAATGTTCGGTCTTTTGTATGAACGAACCATTCATTTTCTTGTTGCTCAATAGAAGTTACTCCATGGTTTTTTAAAACCTTGATATTTAAATCTTCAACTAATGATTGAAAACAGTTAATAATAGCTTGAGACGTATTGGCTTCTGGAAATACACGATTATCTTCCTCTATTTTTAAAGGAACCCCTCTATTTTCAAACCACTCAAAAGTATCTCCAGTCATAAATTGATGAAAGGGACCTAATAATTCTTTTTGACCTCGAGGGTAGAACTTTGTGAGTTCTTTAGGCTCAAAACAAGCATGCGTAACATTACAACGACCTCCACCAGATATTTTTACTTTTTGCAATACCTCTTTCCCTTTTTCAAGAATGGTTATGTCCAAATTAGAATTGAACTCTTTTGCATTGATTGCTGTAAAAAAACCAGCCGCTCCTCCACCAATAATGATTACCCTATTCATTAGATGCTATTTTCTTTAGTCATAAAATACATGTCGATTCCCTTTGCCCAAAAATCTTTTTCAATACGTTGAAGTTTAAATCCCATTTTTTCATAAAAAAGATGAACAAATTGGGAAGTTCTTACAACAATATGGTCAATGTTTTTATGGTTGTTAATTACATGAAGTCTATGATTCATTAATTTTTTACCTACTCCTTTTCCATGAAACTCAGGGTGAATCATGTCCCAAGAAATTCGAGCTTCTTTCTGGTTATTAAAATAATTAATACCACCGCAGCCTATAATTTGATTTTGCTCGATAACAACAAAATAATCTTCGGTTTGATTTTCTAAATAGTCGATAAAATCTTCTTTTTCAGAAGAGTCGAAATATTGAGGAGTGTTTAAGTCTAATAACTTCAACAAAGATTCTTTGTCTTCTTTGGTAAAAGCCCTAATCATAAGCTGTAATTTTATAAAATCATTTTTGAATACGGAATGATAGTCTCAAATCCTTTTTGTTTGAAATAATCAGGAGTGTCTTCATTTCCAGTAACTAGAACGAAGTCACCACCCCAAGCTCCTAAACTTTTAACTTCTCCAAAATAATCTGCGAACAATTCCTTTTTTACTGGAGTCAATTTAATAATAGAACTAATAATTCTTTCGTGTTCAATAATTAATTTATTGAAATCATTTATAGAAGAAGATTGAATGAACTCCTTTGATAAAACAGAAATATCGTTGATTTCTTGAGTAATGTCTTTTTTGTTTTGTCTATACTGAGCAATGCCTTCTCTACTGTTTTGTTTTTGGTTTAAGTGAACAAAAAACAATTCCTGAGTAAAGTTCGGTAAAAAAGATATTTCTTCAATAATTGGTTTTTTATCGTTTAATTGATAAAAAATAGGAGTATTGTATTTTGCACAGGCAATATCATATCCACTTCCAGAAAAAGCATTCCATAAAAGTGTAAACGGATTCACTTCTGCCCATGTAGCAATATTATTGATTAAAGTAGAAGAACTACCCAATCCCCAATCTCTAGGGAAATCTAAATTAGTTTTTACAATATAACCCTGACGCTCATTTAAAAATGATGTGTTTAATAGTCTAGCTTCTTGTAATAAACATTGTAATGTTTCTGCTATAAATTCAGTGCTTCCTTCAATGTTTGAGTTAAAAGTAGCAGAGGTTAAACGAAGTTTAGGTAAATCAAAACTAGCTTCAAACCAACATTCACCGGTATGTGTAAAACTACCCCAAATAAGCTGAGGTTCTTTAATTGGTTCGATGGTTAAGTCTTGACCAAACTTAGTAGGTAGTGCTAAAGATGTTGCACCATCTAAAACTACATATTCTCCAGTTAATAATAATTTTCCGTTACTGTAAAGCTTTTTCAAAACTATTTGTCAGGTCGAACGCAGTTGAGACCATTGCTATTTATGGTTATATCTAAGTGAACTCTCGACTGCGCTCGAGGTAACACCTATTTTATACTAATCCGAATTGTTTAAAATGATGTGTAAAATGTTTTACATGAAATTTCTTCCAGTATTCATAATCTAACTCTCCAAAGAAAGGATGTACAATAGCTTTATTAGGGTTTTCTTTAAAGAAGCTTTCAAACCTATCTATTTGCGAAAATAAATCATTGATAGACTCCTGAATTGTATCAAATTTAACAGGGTAAGGTTCTTCAGATAACATAGGAGCCTTAAAACCAACTTGAATTTCATTTTCAGTATCTAAAAAAGGCTTTCTTCTGGTTGATTTTTCTTCACTAACAAACTCTTCAAGAACAACCTTTCCATTAGATATTTTTAACAAGAAACCTAAGTGTTCAATCATTTGCTGTCCATTCATTTTTCCAAATAATGGATGCTCATCTGCTTGTAAACTCATTAGTTTTTTTGAAAGCTCTTCTTTATTTAAAAAGTTAACCCAATTTACTTCGGGTTTTCGTAAAGATTTTATTTTTTCAACTACTGCGCTATGCGAAACAGTTCTGTTTTCAAAGTACTTTGTAATAAGTTCTTTTTCTTCTGAAGTAGCGTTGTATTGATTTAATATATTTTGCAAGTGCATTTTCATATGTCCATGCTGAATTCCTTTTGTTGTTAAGGCACGTAAAGCAGCAAAGTTTTGAGCCAATCCTGCGGCAGCCATAATTTGCATTAAGGTTCTTGCAGACGGGCGGCCCATCATATCTAATGATAATTTAGCCATAGGATGTAAAGCAGTTAATCCACCAACAGTTCCTAAAGCCAATGGAATTTCAATCCAGAATCTAAAAATTCCATCTTTGACCTCGCAATGCGTTAAACTTTTATAATGTCCATCTTTTGAAGCATAAGCATGTGCTCCAGCTTCAATGGCTCTAAAATCGTTTCCGGTAGCTAATACTACTGCATCGATACCGTTCATAATACCTTTATTATGAGTAACTGCTCGGTAAGGTTCTATTTCTGCAATTTGAACAGCTTGAGCGAATTTTTGAGCAAACTTTTCTGGGTTTTCACCACCCAATTCTTCAATTTTACAACTTACTTCAGCTCTTACTAAACATTCAGGAACATAGTTTGATAAAATACTCATAACAATTTCAATGTCTTCTTTTTGAAATTGTTTAGCCATTGCTTCTAAACACGAATTGATAAAATTCGCACCCATAGAATCTTTAGTTTCAAAAGTAACGTGTAACTGATAGTAGTTAGCAAGTTTATCTGTTTTATCTATTAATTCAATATCTAAAATTCCACCACCACGTTTTTCCATGTTTTTAGTAATGGAAGCCGTTGCTGCGTATAATTCTGTTTTTTGTTGATTGAAATAAGTAATTAAATCTTCTTTATCTCCAGAGTACATAAAATGTACTTGACCAATCTTTGTCGTAGCAATCACTTCAGTTTTAAAACCACCACGAGTACTCCAGTATTTAGCAACTAATGAAGCAGCCGCAACCACAGAACTTTCTTCAACAACCATTGGAATTACATAATCTCGACCATTAATTACAAAGTTTGGTGCAATACCATAAGGCATATAAAAATTAGTAATGGTATTTTCGATAAAATCATCATGTAATTGCTGTAAAGAAGCATCTACATTCCAATATTGTTTTAACGTTTGTATAATTTCTGGTTGATTATCAAAGTAGGTTTTAGCTAACCAATCAATTTTTTCTTCTTTGGTAAGTTTTGAAAATCCTGAAATAATTTTCGACATTCTATCTTCATTTTTGGTGCGTCAAAGATAAATGAATCCTGTTAAAATCTCTTTTATATTCACGATTTATAACTTTTTAGGACTGATTTTTGATGATTTTTCCGTAAACTTGGCAAACTTTTTACGTAAACAACAACTATAAATGAAGAAATTAATCATCTTTTTTTTAGGACTGACTTCACTATTACAAGCACAAAAAAAAGACATTACTCTACAGGATATTTGGAAAAAGGGCACATTTAGAGCCGATTATATGAATTCATTGAATTCAATGAATGGAAATTTCTACTCACTTTTAAATTATAGCAATACGGGTTCTACCGTAGATAAATACAATTATGAAACTTTAGAAAAAGTAGCAACAATTGTAAATAGCGAAGATTTAAATGGCTTAGCATACTTTGAATCTTATGATTTTAATAATGATGAAAGTAAATTAATCTTAGGAACCAAGTTTAAACCAATCTTTCGTCGTTCGTTTTTAGGAACGTATTATTTGTATGATATCGAAACAAAATCATTAAAACTGATTGGAGAAGATATTCAGCGTCCTACGTTTTCACCAGATAGTAAAAAAGTAGCGTATGCTAAGGATAACAACTTATTTATTAGAGATTTTTCTGATAATACTCTAGTAAAGGTAACTACCGATGGTGAAAAGAATAAAATTATCAACGGTATTACTGATTGGGTGTATGAAGAAGAATTTGGATTTGTAAGAGCATTTGAATGGAGTGCAGATAGTAAGAATTTAGCATTTTTACGATTTGATGAGAGTAAAGTGAAGACATTTTCAATGGATGTTTTTGGAAAAGGGAAATACCCATCACAACATGTTTTTAAATATCCAAAAGCAGGAGAAGATAACGCAAAGGTTACCTTATATATGTATTCATTAGAATCGAATAATACCGCAAGAATCGTTTTTGGAGAGTATGAATACATTCCTAGAATTAACTGGACAAAAGACGCAAATGTGTTGGCAGTTCGTACATTGAATCGTCATCAGAATGATTTAAAAATGTACTTTGTTGATGCGAAAACATACAGAAGTACTCTAGTGTTAAATGAAACTGATAAGGCTTATGTAGACGTTACCGATGATTTAACGTTCTTAGATGACAATAGTTTTATTTGGACAAGTGAAAAAGACGGATATAATCATATTTATCACTATGATAATAAAGGAACATTAATTAATCAAGTTACCAAAGGAAACTGGGATGTTACTTCTTATTATGGTTATAATGCCTCGAAGAATACTATTTATTACCAATCAGTAGAAAACGGTTCTATTAATAGAGGAGTATATAGTATTTCTTTAAAAGGGGAAAATAAAAAATTATTAAGTGAAGCATCAGGTACTAACGGAGCTTCTTTTAGTAACAATAAAAATTTCTTTATCAATACATTTTCTGATGCAAATACACCACCAGTGTATACATTAAGAAATGCAGATGGTAAAGTGTTGAAGACAATCAAAGATAATGCAGCTTTAAAGGAAGCTATTGCAGGGTTTAATTTGAGTAAAAAAGAATTTTCTACCATTACTGTCAATGGAGAAGAGTTAAACATGTATACGATTAAGCCTGCTAATTTTGATTCATCAAAAAAATACCCAGTATTAATGTATCAATATTCAGGGCCAGGATCTCAGCAAGTAGCAAACAGATGGAATGGGTCTAATGATTATTGGCACCAAATGTTAGCACAAGATGGATATATCATTGTTTGTGTAGATGGAAGAGGAACAGGATATAAAGGACGTGACTTTAAAAAAGTAACGTACATGAACTTGGTAAAGCACGAGACAGAAGATCAAATTGCAGTAGCAAAGAAGTTGGCAGAATTACCATATGTAGATGCTAAAAGAATTGGAATTTGGGGTTGGTCTTTTGGTGGTCATATGAGTACCAATTGTTTGTTAAAAGGAAATGATGTGTTTTCTACTGCAATCGCAGTAGCTCCTGTAACTACATGGAGATTTTATGACACTATTTATACAGAGCGTTATATGCGTACACCAGAAGAAAATCCTTCTGGATACGATGAAAATTCACCATTAAATTACCCAGAATTATTAAAAGGAAAGTACCTTTTAATTCATGGTACAGGAGATGATAATGTGCACGTACAAAATGCATATCGAATGGCAGAAGCTTTAATTCAAGCAAATAAGCAATTCGAATGGGGAATGTACCCAGATAAGAATCACGGAATTTACGGTGGAAATACACGTTTACACTTGTATACAAAAATGACAAACTTTATTAAAAACAACTTATAAAACTATGGCAAATTCAACTTCTATTAAACAAAAGGAATTATTTGGGCATCCAGTAGGACTATATGTGCTATTTTTTACAGAAATGTGGGAACGCTTTTCTTATTATGGTATGAGAGCAATTCTAGTATTGTATTTAGTTGCAAAAACTACGGATTCAAATGCCGGGTTAGGTTGGACCAATGGAGATGCGTTATCATTGTATGGAACTTATACAATGTTAGTATATCTTATGTCTATTCCTGGAGGTTGGATAGCAGATAAATTTTTAGGACAAAAGAAATCTGTGTTGTATGGAGGTATATTGTTAGTAGCTGGTCATAGTGTATTAGCGATAGAACAAATGTGGGCCTTCTACACAGGATTAGGGTTAATTATTGCTGGTGTTGGAATGTTAAAACCAAATATCTCAACAATGGTAGGAGGTTTGTATAAGCAGGGAGATATTCGTAGAGATAAAGGATTTACTATTTTCTATATAGGGATTAATGTAGGTGCATTTTTATCAGCCTTAATTGTAGGTTATGTTGGAGAGAAATATGGGTGGCATTATGGATTTGGTCTTGCAGGAATAGGAATGGCTTTAGGATTATTGCAGTACGTTTTAGGTCAAAAGCACTTAAGAGGAGTAGGTGATTTCCTTGGAGCATCGGAAAATTTAGAAGATAAAGAAGCAATGAATAAACCACTTACTTCTGTAGAGAAGGATAGAGTGGTTGTATTGTTAATTTCTTTTTTATTAGTAATAATTTTCTGGGGAGCGTTTGAGCAAGCTGGTGGTTTAATGAATATTTATGCGAAAGAGAAAACTAATAGAATGTTAATGGGATGGGAAGTTCCAGCATCTTGGT
The sequence above is a segment of the Tenacibaculum sp. 190130A14a genome. Coding sequences within it:
- a CDS encoding NAD(P)/FAD-dependent oxidoreductase, with product MNRVIIIGGGAAGFFTAINAKEFNSNLDITILEKGKEVLQKVKISGGGRCNVTHACFEPKELTKFYPRGQKELLGPFHQFMTGDTFEWFENRGVPLKIEEDNRVFPEANTSQAIINCFQSLVEDLNIKVLKNHGVTSIEQQENEWFVHTKDRTFTADYLVVAAGSSKKVWDLAKSLNHSIIQPVPSLFTFNIKDDRISDLGGISVPNATVKILDTKLENYGPLLITHWGLSGPAVLKLSAFGARILAEKSYQYKVEVNWLGSNPASILQELQRLKKQQAKKQASLKSPFSEVPRRLWERFVKAAEIKPSQNWGDLNNNQLQNLANQLTKSVFNANGKSTFKEEFVTAGGVDLKEINFKRFESKLHKNLFFVGEVLNIDAVTGGFNFQNAWTGGFICAKTIAEG
- a CDS encoding S9 family peptidase, whose translation is MKKLIIFFLGLTSLLQAQKKDITLQDIWKKGTFRADYMNSLNSMNGNFYSLLNYSNTGSTVDKYNYETLEKVATIVNSEDLNGLAYFESYDFNNDESKLILGTKFKPIFRRSFLGTYYLYDIETKSLKLIGEDIQRPTFSPDSKKVAYAKDNNLFIRDFSDNTLVKVTTDGEKNKIINGITDWVYEEEFGFVRAFEWSADSKNLAFLRFDESKVKTFSMDVFGKGKYPSQHVFKYPKAGEDNAKVTLYMYSLESNNTARIVFGEYEYIPRINWTKDANVLAVRTLNRHQNDLKMYFVDAKTYRSTLVLNETDKAYVDVTDDLTFLDDNSFIWTSEKDGYNHIYHYDNKGTLINQVTKGNWDVTSYYGYNASKNTIYYQSVENGSINRGVYSISLKGENKKLLSEASGTNGASFSNNKNFFINTFSDANTPPVYTLRNADGKVLKTIKDNAALKEAIAGFNLSKKEFSTITVNGEELNMYTIKPANFDSSKKYPVLMYQYSGPGSQQVANRWNGSNDYWHQMLAQDGYIIVCVDGRGTGYKGRDFKKVTYMNLVKHETEDQIAVAKKLAELPYVDAKRIGIWGWSFGGHMSTNCLLKGNDVFSTAIAVAPVTTWRFYDTIYTERYMRTPEENPSGYDENSPLNYPELLKGKYLLIHGTGDDNVHVQNAYRMAEALIQANKQFEWGMYPDKNHGIYGGNTRLHLYTKMTNFIKNNL
- a CDS encoding GYDIA family GHMP kinase, which codes for MKKLYSNGKLLLTGEYVVLDGATSLALPTKFGQDLTIEPIKEPQLIWGSFTHTGECWFEASFDLPKLRLTSATFNSNIEGSTEFIAETLQCLLQEARLLNTSFLNERQGYIVKTNLDFPRDWGLGSSSTLINNIATWAEVNPFTLLWNAFSGSGYDIACAKYNTPIFYQLNDKKPIIEEISFLPNFTQELFFVHLNQKQNSREGIAQYRQNKKDITQEINDISVLSKEFIQSSSINDFNKLIIEHERIISSIIKLTPVKKELFADYFGEVKSLGAWGGDFVLVTGNEDTPDYFKQKGFETIIPYSKMIL
- a CDS encoding hydroxymethylglutaryl-CoA reductase, degradative, which translates into the protein MSKIISGFSKLTKEEKIDWLAKTYFDNQPEIIQTLKQYWNVDASLQQLHDDFIENTITNFYMPYGIAPNFVINGRDYVIPMVVEESSVVAAASLVAKYWSTRGGFKTEVIATTKIGQVHFMYSGDKEDLITYFNQQKTELYAATASITKNMEKRGGGILDIELIDKTDKLANYYQLHVTFETKDSMGANFINSCLEAMAKQFQKEDIEIVMSILSNYVPECLVRAEVSCKIEELGGENPEKFAQKFAQAVQIAEIEPYRAVTHNKGIMNGIDAVVLATGNDFRAIEAGAHAYASKDGHYKSLTHCEVKDGIFRFWIEIPLALGTVGGLTALHPMAKLSLDMMGRPSARTLMQIMAAAGLAQNFAALRALTTKGIQHGHMKMHLQNILNQYNATSEEKELITKYFENRTVSHSAVVEKIKSLRKPEVNWVNFLNKEELSKKLMSLQADEHPLFGKMNGQQMIEHLGFLLKISNGKVVLEEFVSEEKSTRRKPFLDTENEIQVGFKAPMLSEEPYPVKFDTIQESINDLFSQIDRFESFFKENPNKAIVHPFFGELDYEYWKKFHVKHFTHHFKQFGLV
- a CDS encoding GNAT family N-acetyltransferase codes for the protein MIRAFTKEDKESLLKLLDLNTPQYFDSSEKEDFIDYLENQTEDYFVVIEQNQIIGCGGINYFNNQKEARISWDMIHPEFHGKGVGKKLMNHRLHVINNHKNIDHIVVRTSQFVHLFYEKMGFKLQRIEKDFWAKGIDMYFMTKENSI
- a CDS encoding peptide MFS transporter; the encoded protein is MANSTSIKQKELFGHPVGLYVLFFTEMWERFSYYGMRAILVLYLVAKTTDSNAGLGWTNGDALSLYGTYTMLVYLMSIPGGWIADKFLGQKKSVLYGGILLVAGHSVLAIEQMWAFYTGLGLIIAGVGMLKPNISTMVGGLYKQGDIRRDKGFTIFYIGINVGAFLSALIVGYVGEKYGWHYGFGLAGIGMALGLLQYVLGQKHLRGVGDFLGASENLEDKEAMNKPLTSVEKDRVVVLLISFLLVIIFWGAFEQAGGLMNIYAKEKTNRMLMGWEVPASWFQSLNAMFIIFLGTSVAGYWAHRKLKGKVSSSLFKMILGLIIMGTGFFFMTGAAAQYEADGASAMYWLVLAYLFHTIGELCISPVALSYITKLAPVKYASLMMGVYFAMTGLGNKVAGLLGESAESFGELTIFTGIAVFCVAFGALMLLFRKKLEKLTHGVEDKEGTIHEEAEGFELADRN